In Eubalaena glacialis isolate mEubGla1 chromosome 4, mEubGla1.1.hap2.+ XY, whole genome shotgun sequence, the genomic window cgagaaggattctgggaggttggtaggacatctggactggcgtctcctctctccttttgacctttcttgaattcttccggttggtggtagcttgttagttccccattccttaccaggacctcctgctgtaagataactcatgcaagtggtgaCTAGGGTTCCTGGCTAGGGTAggcggtttcagtcagtggttcccctaataGCAGCACAGAACAGAACCCACCGCAGAAGGAAATTCCTGGGAGGACACTCAAGTTTCTCATGCCCCCGCAAGGGTAGATGCTAGATGTACTGGGTTAAATAGTGTCTCccacaaaattcatgtccttcccGGGAGTAGCCCAGCTGTAAGGCAAGGAACCCCAAGGATGGCTGGcaacccccagaagctggaagaggcaaggaaggattcttccctagggcatttggagggagcatggccctactgagaccttgattttggacttctggcctccagaactgggaggcaataaaagtgtgttgttttaagtcctACAGTTTGTGACACTTTGTGAgggtagccctaggaaactaatgcatAGGGTATCCCATGTAACAGGAAGAGGCAAATGGGAAGTGTAGGTGGTTCCTCCGTCTCTCTAGGGCTCTGTGGTCTCATCCATGCATCCCCACCCATCTTCCTCCTCCCATCTCTCTCTGCCCATGGGCCCTTCCATGCTTCTCCCTCCCATACACCTTCCAATTCCTGACTAATAAGTTCAGGAATGCCAGGCCCGCCCACATTCCTACCGAGGAGatctgattggcccagcttgAGTCATGTATCCACCCTGACCCAATCAGCTGTGCCAGAGAAGTGGCACCACTTGGTGCCAGGGATGATcatcaaaattggaaacaaccagtGTAGCCAGACATTGACCAGTCAGATTTGAAGCTGGCCCCTGCACCACACCCTTCCCCCACCAATCCCAGGGGTGCACCCAGAGTTAACACTTTGCATGCTAGATCACCAGGGCCACCCTAGGGGTCCAGAGGAAGCATGCAGCAAAAGGGGTGGGGAGTAACAGGCATTTGCCAATTAGCATAGAGGCTAGTTGAATAATTTAATGACCAGTATGGCCACATTCACGGATGTCAGCTCAATGTCAGTTCTGCTCTCTCAGAAGGGATGTGGGGAATGGAACTCTTTGAGAAGAGGTAGAGATGGGTCGGGCAAATGACATTCACCTCCACATCCCCATCTTCATTGCCCATCTCACACGCTCCTGTCTGGCCAGCACAGGCAAAGCTCTCCCACTTCTGCCTCACCCCCATCCCTCCTAAGTCCCCATCAAGGTCACCTGCTTTGTGGAGACCTCCCTGTCCACTCCAGCCCCAGAAGCCAAGGTCCAGCTGGTTTATATGAGCCAGTGGGCAGAAGATCTGCATGGTGGGGAAATTAGGGGATTTGGGAGAACTGGCCAGGACCGtggtatgctggtaaatgtttaacaaccagctctcaaGGAGTGAAATGAATATCTGTGTTTATTATCAACTTTACTGGCATAAATGTGTAGCACATAACCTCCAACAATAAAATATAAGAGACTCTGCATTGCAAATTCCATACAGCCAAAACTGATTCTCACAGAATGCCTTCCTTGATTTTTTCCACTCTTGTACCCAGAGCCAATCTATGCTTGCAAGTGAGAAACAAGTGAACGGAGGTTGATATTTTCCTTTAGAGACTGAGATGGAACAAAACAATAAAGATGCGTGTTCACCCTTCACTTGCTTTATGATGATGTGAGCAACTTCTTTGCTAAATCAGATAGCGGTTTGAAAACACTAGAGAAAGACTTCCTGGATTTTTTCGGGTGCTATTCACTATGTAACAGTTACAGATAAGAACCACTtaagtgtagggacttccctggtggtgcagtggttaagaatccgcctgccattgcaggggacacaggttcgagccctggtccaggaagatcccacatgccaccgagcaactaagcccgtgagccacaaccactgagcctgtgtgccacaactactgaagcctgtgtgcctagagcccacgctccacaacaagagaagccaccgcaatgagaaggccgcgcagtgtaatgaagagtagcccccgctcgcagcaactagagaaagcccgcgcgcagcaacgaagacccaacgcagccaaagataaatttaaaaacaaataaattaattaaataaaataatttaaaaaaagaaaagaatcacttAAGTGTAATCTACatgttgaacatccttttcaCCAGCACTGTAAGTATAGAcaatcaacaaacaataaatcAAGCCCTGACTTGTAACATTTATCACTTCCCGTAGTGTAAATGCTCTCACCATGGCCGATTTTAACCCATTATTGACCGGGGATGTATTAATGCCACAGGCGTtaatttctgcaaaaatcccccgGTCAATAATGTGTTAAGTTACTAGTGTGGTGACACAGAACACAGAGTTAGCAAGCAATGTCCTGCAAAATGGCATTATCCAGTATTTCCACCACCAGATACAGTATAGGTAAAATATCTCAAGAGCACAGATAATAGTAACATGGGAATAATAAAATCCCTAAGGCACAGGGGAGTTATGTAAATCTCAAGATAACTCACattgtctggcatatagtaaatgctcaatatatAGAAGtcataacatatataaatattttattatctaacAAcatgtaccacctcacaccttcCCATATGCCCCAGTTACACGGGGTCACACACAGTCACAGTGTCAAGCCAGCGTATTAGACCGTCAGCTTGGCAAAAGCTGGGGGTTTTGTCTTGTCCTGTTCATGGCTGTGTCCCCAacacctaaaacagtgcctgataAAATTTGCATGAATGAGTAAAGCTCACACAGCATAGTTACTTGGACTCCCACAAGCTAGCCCCATGAGTaccatggggggagggggagggtactGGGAATGAGTCTCTATTTCTCACATATTAGCATAAATAAGGATGGGGGgtgtcttttttatttgttgatgTTTCTCTAgccctgcacagtgcctggcacggagcagaagctcaataaatataagTTGAACGGATTAATATAATGTACACTGTCTGAGCTCAGGCTCAGAATAAATACCAAGTGACAGAGGGACCCGGAGAGTCCTGGAAGAGGGGGTCAGCAGCAAGGACCCCGGCCCAGCCCAGTGAGGTAGAGTAGCTAGACCCCATCACCAGGGGCCCCAAGAAAGGAAGGCAAGATTCAGTCTTGGTCCAGAGGGTGGCACCTAGGCCTGGGGGTCACGTCAGCTGTATCAAGGGGAGTCCAGGGGGCCTGGGGTGGCCACGTGGAAGAGGCCCCAGACCGTGGCGTCCGCCGAGAGCTGCCAGGCGCGAGGCTCCCGGACCGCGAGGCGCAGGTCGACGCTCAGGCGCTGTCCGGCATCCAGGTGCAGCAGGCCGCTCCGGAAACCAGCCGCTGAGTTCCCCGAGGATGGGGGTGGCAGGTCCAAGGTCAGGGCCAGGGCAGCGGCCCCAGCTTGGAGAGGCCGCAGGTGCAGGGCCACGGAGACGGAGCCGGAGCTGTTGCCACTGCTGGCCATCACACGCTTCAGCGCCAAGTGCAAGAAAACATAGTAGACTCCGGCCTGGGCCACCACCACCTCGTGTGTGTGCTTGTCATAGCTCACACCGGGCGCCAGGGTCACACCTGTCATCCCCCGCTCGCTGCACCAGTGCAGGGGCCCTTCGGTCAGCTGTACTGTGGGAGGAAGAGGCAGGGTACACTTAGCATGGGAGCATCGCTGAGGGTTGAGGTcgcagccctggggaggggaggaggggctctGAGGGAGAGAGGACAagagggaaaagtggggaggggggtaTGAGAAAGATAAGGGGActcagagagggaagaggggctgggggggggctgggggaggggaaggggggatagaaggaaggaaaggattcCGAGGGAGGGGGAAGACTCTCTGGAAGAGGGAGATTGAGGAAGTGGAGGAGACTCAGAGGAGGTGGCGGTGGAGGGGGACAGACTTCCAGgaaccaggaggaggaggaaatgtaATGCCAAAAAGGATGATGGAGGGGGAAAGCGGATGGGGGGATGGAGtttggagagggaggagagggggatgGGGGGCAGAGTTAGGATAGAATGAAGGAAGGGACTCAGAGTGGggggggagagaaggggggatggagaaggggaagagcgggggaagggagggggaggttgtgggggaaggaggaaaagtccTGGAGGAAAgataaagggagggaggagggggtggagggtgaaGGAGGAGGGGACTCCAAGGAGAGGACAGGATGGAGAGAAGGTCTCCttaagagagaagggaaggaggtggCAGGAGAGTCCGGAAGGGGGAGGGCAAGGGGTGGGAAGAAGAGTCcccagaaaggggaggggagcggggggAGGGTCTCCGGAGGGAGGACGAGGAGGGGAGtctggaagggggaggggcagaggaaggaggtaGAGAGGAGAGTCTCCAGAAGAGGGGGGAGGAGGGTCTCGGGAAGAGGGAGCGGAGGTGAACGGGAAAGAGGGTTtccagaagggaggaagggagacagggctggggaggaggggtccgTCTCTCCTAGAGCCCAGTGGGAGAGACTCTACCAGTCTGAGATTTGCAGCATCCAGCCCCAGCTCTGAGAGGGCGGGGTCTGAGGTGGGCACAGATGGGggtcagaggaggaggagacccCGAGAGGGGCTGAAGAGGTCCTAAGAAGGGAGGGGACACTTTTCaaagaagggaggggaagagggtcaGATTGGGTCACAGAGGAGGCCTCCCTCTCCTGGGGCTCTCCGGCTTAGTGCACCCTCCCCCCTGTCTAGGGGAATCACTCACCACCGTCGGCCACCACCAGCTGCGCGAACACGCCCTGCCGAGAGAGGACAAGCGGAAAGTGGGTGGAGATCCCCCCTCCCGCACCCGCAGCCCTCTGGAAAGTGGGGTCCCCGGGATCTGCGCAAGTCTTGAGCCTACGCTCCCTTCCCTTCCCGCTGCAAAAGAGCGCGCGCGCTGCCCCAGCCCTGCTGTGTGCAAGGACAGAACCCCGAGGACTCaggagggaaaagaggagagagtcCCTCCAGGGGGCTTGGCACTGGGGAGTCTTGAGAGAGAAAGGGGGGTACCCCAAGGGTCCGGGAGAAAACCTAGGTTCTCCGCGAGTTACGAAAGAAAGGGGGAGCCCCCTCAGTGGTTCGAGATAAAGTGTCCCTCGGGGTCCGCGATGGAGAAAGTGCTCCCCTCTGGGGTCCCGGGATGAGGTGGGGTCTCACGGGGGTGCGGGATGAGAAGGGTGCCCCCCGAAGTCCTGGATAAAGAAGCGGTGTCCTCGGAGGTCCAAGAGGGACGATGGGGGTCCCTCCACCCTCGGCCTGGGATGCATTAAGGACCTCGtagtggggcggggcggggggagcggATGGAGAAGGGGTCCCGGAACTGGGTAGGGGTCTCTCCCGGGGTCCAGATCGGGCCGCATCTCACCTGCGGAGAGTCGGGGAGGCGGGTGCGGGCGTCGGGCGTCAACTCCAGGCCCTCCGGGAGTCTCGGGCTGGGCGCGGAGCCGGGGACCGGCGATGCAGGGGCCCCGGGCGCGGCCCAGGCGCGCACCAGGCAGGTGGCGCAGGCGGCGGCGAGCAGCAGAAGCGCGGCGCTCAGGGCCCAGGGCAGCGGGTGGCAGGAGCGGCCCGAGGGCGCGAGCGGCCGCTGAGCCTCGGGGTCCGGGGCGGCGTGGGTGCTGGAGTGCATGGCCGGCTGCGAGCGGCTGCGGTCCGAGGCCGCTGCACCGCACTTTATACCCAATCCGAAAGCCCCGCTTTCCGGGGAGTGGCCCGTGGGGATCCCAGAGATCCGCCCGGTAGGTTGGTTcccgcccaccccgccccgcctcctccaccTTCTGTCCGAACGTTCCCTAACTTTCTCTTCCCcggatctctccctctctccatctcctttctctctctctctctctctctctctctctctctctctctctctctctctctcgccctcCAAGCTCTGCCCCACCgattctcttgtgtctccttggTTATCTATCTCTGCgcctctctgcttctctgcctctttccccAATTTCTTATCACTCCCTAGCCCCCCAGCACTGGGGCCCCCCCAGGGCTCTCCTAAACCCGGCACTTCTTCAGAGGGGTCAGAAGAGAGCCAGGCCTCAGCCCCCTTCTCCTGTGGAGCATAAGTCCTCCCAGTGGAACCCTAAGTGCCCTGctcagccctccccctcccctccctctctttccccaggACCCCTGGACCTTCCCTGGCCTGCCCCCGCCCACCCACCTAGACGCTTCCCGTCAGGGGCCCCCTGGACCCCACAAGCAGAAGGCTGGAGAGTCCAGGTGGAGAAATTCCCCTTGTAGGAAAGGGACAGCCTTGAGTGAGGCGGAGGAAACTCAAATTTCCCGTTCGCTCTCCGGTGGTGGTGTCGGCGGGGGcggcaggaggagaagagaagcgGTCAAAACTCGGCCCCAAAAGAGGAAGCAACCCTGGATTGAGAGATGGCCAGCCCTAGAAAAGCCCTGGGCTCCCATAGAAGCCCTGCTCTGCCCAGACCAGCCAGCCAACTCCCTAACCCTCTCCAGGATTCACTTTCCCTATAGAAAATGGAAGGGTGGACCGGGCAATTGATCTCAGCCATCCATCAGCCGTCcaggaaatggggggaggggagttggTTCAACTGAACAAGGATCGGATGCCGGCCCTGTATTCAATCTTGTATTAGGCCTCTCTGGGGAATTAAGAGGAGACCACTGTGATGACAACTGGCTCGCGTTGACTCACAGGTGCTGAACGCTTCCGTTTTACCAGCGGTT contains:
- the TNFSF9 gene encoding tumor necrosis factor ligand superfamily member 9, which codes for MHSSTHAAPDPEAQRPLAPSGRSCHPLPWALSAALLLLAAACATCLVRAWAAPGAPASPVPGSAPSPRLPEGLELTPDARTRLPDSPQGVFAQLVVADGVQLTEGPLHWCSERGMTGVTLAPGVSYDKHTHEVVVAQAGVYYVFLHLALKRVMASSGNSSGSVSVALHLRPLQAGAAALALTLDLPPPSSGNSAAGFRSGLLHLDAGQRLSVDLRLAVREPRAWQLSADATVWGLFHVATPGPLDSP